The Anas platyrhynchos isolate ZD024472 breed Pekin duck chromosome Z, IASCAAS_PekinDuck_T2T, whole genome shotgun sequence genome includes a window with the following:
- the LOC101797220 gene encoding uncharacterized protein isoform X1, whose protein sequence is MKLRSGRQKPYEVPVSARQLARRKPPQCNRAPASGTSVFSLRKTVKCYLLTEDSKTVHFDLDEDGHHEISTKDSQSHEDIAWLSIFTSNEPAVRAKTWSKTVVVLTQRSKHNEFVLLCKGKKQLCLKVLKGCCSEPDYPSVKRRNGKTCKHEDPDFEQLSEDNHFFIMHSEGESVKFQCYEDTNYFLHVNDDSLDIRKPDHKDPNGEKNFFFRVSYL, encoded by the exons ATGAAGCTCCGCTCAGGCCGCCAAAAGCCATACGAAGTGCCTGTCTCTGCAAGACAACTGGCTAGAAGGAAACCTCCGCAGTGCAATAGAGCACCAGCTTCTGGAACATCAG TGTTTAGTCTGCGAAAAACAGTAAAGTGCTATTTACTGACTGAAGATTCAAAAACAGTGCATTTTGACTTAGATGAAGATGGTCATCATGAAATATCAACCAAAGATTCACAGTCCCATGAAG ATATCGCATGGTTAAGCATATTCACAAGCAATGAACCAGCAGTTAGGG CGAAAACGTGGTCTAAAACTGTGGTGGTCCTCACACAGAGATCAAAGCATAACGAATTTGTCCTGTTGTGCAAGGGTAAAAAGCAGCTCTGTCTGAAG GTCTTAAAAGGATGTTGTTCAGAGCCAGATTATCCTTCAGTGAAAAGACGCAACGGGAAAACATGCAAGCACGAAGATCCTGACTTCGAACAG CTGAGCGAAGATAATCACTTTTTCATCATGCATAGTGAAGGAGAGTCAGTGAAATTCCAGTGCTATGAAGACACAAATTACTTTCTGCATGTGAATGATGACTCACTTGATATACGCAAGCCAGATCACAAAGACCCCAATGGAGAGAaaaattttttcttcagagtgtCATACttatag
- the LOC101797220 gene encoding uncharacterized protein isoform X2 yields MKLRSGRQKPYEVPVSARQLARRKPPQCNRAPASGTSVFSLRKTVKCYLLTEDSKTVHFDLDEDGHHEISTKDSQSHEAKTWSKTVVVLTQRSKHNEFVLLCKGKKQLCLKVLKGCCSEPDYPSVKRRNGKTCKHEDPDFEQLSEDNHFFIMHSEGESVKFQCYEDTNYFLHVNDDSLDIRKPDHKDPNGEKNFFFRVSYL; encoded by the exons ATGAAGCTCCGCTCAGGCCGCCAAAAGCCATACGAAGTGCCTGTCTCTGCAAGACAACTGGCTAGAAGGAAACCTCCGCAGTGCAATAGAGCACCAGCTTCTGGAACATCAG TGTTTAGTCTGCGAAAAACAGTAAAGTGCTATTTACTGACTGAAGATTCAAAAACAGTGCATTTTGACTTAGATGAAGATGGTCATCATGAAATATCAACCAAAGATTCACAGTCCCATGAAG CGAAAACGTGGTCTAAAACTGTGGTGGTCCTCACACAGAGATCAAAGCATAACGAATTTGTCCTGTTGTGCAAGGGTAAAAAGCAGCTCTGTCTGAAG GTCTTAAAAGGATGTTGTTCAGAGCCAGATTATCCTTCAGTGAAAAGACGCAACGGGAAAACATGCAAGCACGAAGATCCTGACTTCGAACAG CTGAGCGAAGATAATCACTTTTTCATCATGCATAGTGAAGGAGAGTCAGTGAAATTCCAGTGCTATGAAGACACAAATTACTTTCTGCATGTGAATGATGACTCACTTGATATACGCAAGCCAGATCACAAAGACCCCAATGGAGAGAaaaattttttcttcagagtgtCATACttatag